A section of the Cottoperca gobio chromosome 17, fCotGob3.1, whole genome shotgun sequence genome encodes:
- the erich2 gene encoding glutamate-rich protein 2: MSRLECLGKSSTSPKKQLVAEVTFAHAKTHKPNECSPKESINIIPRVEKCTQSTAGPDQDLTMKDLRKSPDSPLTEGTKHCPPPAEPLPTHGEEEQSEEEGVEDEDIKAPVELIMEFLRAVMDRDFQLASKLCQMILIYEPDNPEASEFLPLIQKKLLEEQEAEQSTEEEEEEDEDDDSDESGSDEESFPSSRCSSSRSSSPSDDDEEEKQVNRHKPCPPSHISP; encoded by the exons ATGAGCAG GTTAGAGTGTTTGGGGAAATCCTCCACCAGTCCAAAGAAACAG TTGGTAGCAGAAGTCACCTTTGCTCATGCCAAGACGCATAAACCCAATG AGTGCTCACCAAAGGAATCCATCAACATAATACCAAG gGTTGAAAAATGCACACAGTCGACTGCAGGGCCTGACCAAGATCTGACAATGAAAGACTTGAGGAAGAGCCCAGACTCACCACTAACAG AGGGAACAAAACATTGTCCTCCACCAGCTGAGCCTCTCCCCACACATGGAGAGGAAGAACAGAGCGAGGAAGAGGGTGTTGAGGATGAAGACATTAAGGCACCAGTGGAGCTGATAATGGAG TTCCTCAGAGCTGTGATGGACAGAGACTTCCAGCTGGCCAGCAAACTGTGTCAGATGA TTCTCATCTATGAACCAGACAATCCTGAGGCCTCTGAGTTTCTCCCGCTGATCCAGAAGAAGCTGTTGGAGG AGCAAGAGGCCGAGcagagcacagaggaagaagaagaagaagatgaggatgaCGACTCCGATGAGTCTGGGAGCGATGAGGAGTCATTTCCGAGCTCAAGATGCTCTTCATCGCGCTCCTCCTCACCatcagatgatgatgaagaagaaaagcaagTAAACAGACACAAGCCGTGTCCTCCTTCTCACATCTCCCCCTAA